Proteins from one Salaquimonas pukyongi genomic window:
- a CDS encoding C4-dicarboxylate TRAP transporter substrate-binding protein — protein MKTIQKTLLASTVLAFSATQVLAVEWNVSLWGKRRAFTEHVEKLAELVKEKSGGEFTLNISYGGLSKNRENLDGISVGAFEMAQFCAAYHPDKNPTLMVLDLPFLGVETLKQEGDLDMALYQHPEVIKDLARWNATIIMASPLPQYNLAGVGDAPSTLDDFNGLRVRATGGMGEAFKKVGAVPTSVTSSEAYTALESGVVDAVAFAPHAHLSFRTIEIADWWTTNLNPGAVNCPVVVNNDALAALPDEHREALMSSIPAAMERYYEAYQEVYDKWDPALEKNGVEKITLPDEVVSGLQEAAAGPVRDEWIAANEGKIKAQELYDFVKSKLAEMK, from the coding sequence ATGAAAACAATTCAAAAAACACTTTTGGCATCCACCGTGCTGGCTTTTTCGGCGACACAGGTGCTTGCGGTAGAATGGAACGTTTCCCTCTGGGGCAAGCGGCGCGCGTTCACAGAACATGTCGAAAAGCTCGCCGAACTGGTCAAGGAAAAGTCCGGTGGCGAGTTCACCTTGAACATCTCCTATGGCGGATTGTCGAAAAACCGGGAAAATCTGGACGGCATCTCTGTCGGCGCGTTCGAAATGGCGCAGTTCTGCGCAGCCTATCACCCCGACAAGAACCCGACCCTGATGGTGCTTGATCTGCCGTTCCTCGGTGTTGAGACCCTGAAGCAGGAGGGCGATCTCGACATGGCGCTTTATCAGCATCCGGAAGTGATCAAGGATCTGGCGCGCTGGAATGCCACCATCATCATGGCCTCGCCACTGCCACAGTATAACCTTGCTGGTGTTGGTGATGCGCCGTCGACCCTTGACGACTTCAACGGGCTGCGGGTTCGCGCCACCGGCGGGATGGGCGAAGCCTTCAAGAAAGTTGGTGCCGTTCCTACTTCGGTGACCTCTTCGGAGGCTTACACCGCGCTTGAGTCCGGTGTGGTGGATGCCGTGGCGTTTGCGCCGCATGCCCATCTTTCGTTCCGCACGATCGAAATCGCCGATTGGTGGACGACCAATCTCAATCCCGGAGCGGTCAATTGTCCGGTGGTTGTCAACAACGATGCCCTGGCAGCATTGCCGGACGAGCACCGTGAAGCGCTGATGTCTTCCATTCCGGCAGCCATGGAGCGTTATTACGAAGCTTACCAGGAAGTCTATGACAAGTGGGATCCGGCTCTGGAAAAGAACGGGGTGGAGAAAATCACGCTGCCGGACGAAGTGGTCAGCGGCCTGCAGGAAGCTGCTGCCGGACCGGTGCGCGATGAATGGATCGCGGCCAATGAAGGCAAGATCAAGGCTCAGGAGCTTTACGACTTCGTCAAGTCCAAACTGGCTGAGATGAAATAG